CTCGCCGAACATGCCGTTGACTGCAGCAGTGGGTTCATTTGCGGACGCAAAGCGGCGTGCTTCATTAAGTGAGCGGTACGCCGCATCATTCCACATTATCGCGTGAATTTGGCCCCAGATATTGTGGTGGACATCGCGTTCGAGCCAGCTTTTCCATTCTGAACGTTTTGCTCGAAACTCAGTGAGCAACGCTTTATCGCTGACGCTGCACTGATCAACTTCATACTGATACTCTTTATTCGCTGGTCGCATTCTTGCCTCCGCGGCCCCTCGCCGAATTCTTGCTTCCCGCTATGGTTAAACCATCCGCCAATAAGGCGCGCAATGATTAGGGGCCGAGGATTGAAGGTAGACATGGATCAAGCAAGATGGCCAGTGGGCGCGGCCGCCTACCGTGCTATAGTCGCTTTTGCCGGTGGTGGGCGCGACGGGGTCGTAAGCGGAGGGGCAGACGACCATGAGCGACGACAACCAAGAACGGGTCTATGAGGGCGTCACCAAGGACCCTCTCGACCTCCGCGACCTGATGTACGAAGGCAGCCTGAGCGAGCTGCCGTTCGAGATCGACAACCGCAGCCGGGTACCCATCGTGCTCGACCAGGGCAAGGAGGGAGCCTGCACCGGCTTCGGCCTCGCCGCCGTGGTCAACTTCCTGTTCTACAACCGGTCCGATATCGACGACACGCGGCGCCAGGAGCTGCGCAAGAAGAACAACGGCGTCAGCGCGCGCATGCTCTACGAGATGGCCAAGCGCTACGACGAATGGGAGGGCGAGAACTACAGCGGCTCGAGCATCCGCGGCGCGATGAAGGGCTGGCTGCGGCACGGCGTCTGCTCGTGGGGCGGGTGGCCCTACGACGAGCGCGATCCCGGGCGGCTGACCCCCGAGCGCCAGTTCGCGGCGTTGCGCCGACCGCTCGGCGCCTATCTGCGGGTCCGCCACCTCCACCTCAACCAGATGCACAGCGCGCTCAACGAGGCCGGCATCCTCTATGCCAGCGCGTCGGTCCACGAGGGCTGGCGCCAGGTCGACCCCGAGAGCGGGCGGATTCCCTATCGCAAGCGCCTGATCGGCGGCCATGCCTTCGCCATCGTCGGCTACGACGAGACCGGGTTCTGGGTGCAGAATTCGTGGGGCCCGAAATGGGGACTGAAGGGGTTCTGCCATATTGACTACGACGACTGGCTGGAGAACGGTTACGATTGCTGGGTCGCCCGGCTCGGCGTGCCGACCGCGAGCCTGGCCATGGAAGCCGGCGCGGTCGACAGCCGGATCGCCGAGTTCGATTATATCCCCCACGAATCGGTGGTGCTCAGCACGATCCGGCCGCACTTCGTCAATCTCGGCAATGACGGCGCGTTTTCGGCGACCGGGATTTACGCCACCGAGGCGGCGGACGTCGACAACGTCGTGCTCGCCGGTTTCAAGACGGCGGCGGAGGGCTGGGGCCGGCGGGCGCGGCTGCTGCTCTATGCCCATGGCGGGTTGAACGACGAAAAGGCGTCGGCGTCGCGCATCGCCAGCCTGCTGCCCTATTTCCTCGCCAACAAGATCTATCCGATCCATTTCATGTGGGAATCGGGGCTCGTCGATTCGATCCGCGGCATCGTCCAGGACGCCTTCCGCCGCGGCCGCTTCGAAGGCTGGCGCGACGACTTCAAGGACCGCTTTCAGGATTTGGTCGACGAAGCGGTGGAACTGGGCGCGCGCGGCCTGGGCCGCCCGGTGTGGAGCCAGATGAAGCAGAACGCGGCCGCCGCCGCGGCCCCCGATGGCGGAGCTCGAGTCACCGCCGAGCGCCTCAAGGCCTGCCTCGACGGCCTCGACCCGGCGCCCGAGCTCCACCTCGTCGGCCACAGCGCGGGCAGCATCTTCCATGGCCATCTGGTGCCCGCGCTGGCGGCGCTCGGCATCCCGATCAAGAGCCTCACCTTCTATGCCCCGGCCTGCACCACCCAACTGTTCAGGGACAAGGTCCTGCCGCATCGCGGGTCGATCGAGCGGCTGACCCTGTTCAACCTGACCGACAAATCGGAACGGGGCGACAGCGTCGGACCGGTCTACAACAAGAGCCTGCTCTATCTGGTCTCGGAAGCCTTCGAAACCGAGCGCAAGACGCCGCTGCTCGGCATGGAGGCGTTCCTGACCAAGGACCGGGCGATCAAGCGCGTGCTCGGCGGGCGCGTGTTCGAGAACGAGAAGGCGGTTGCCTATTCCGTGGGCGACGCCGACACGATCGCCGTGGCCGCGCAGAGCACCACCCACGGCGGCTTCGACAACGACGAGGATACCTTGAACGCGACCCTGCGCATCGTCAGCGGCAAGAGCCGCCTCGACCGCAAGTTTTAGGCGCCGTCCCGGTTTCAGTCCTCGGCGCGGGTGCACCAGGCGCGCCAGGCCGTACGCACGGCGCCCTCGAAACGGCGCGCGAAGCCGGGCCCGGCGGTCAACGGAGAGCGGTCGAGCCGTTCGCGCATGGTACGGCGCAGCTCGGCGAGCCTTTCCGGCGCGGCGGCCAACTCCGCCGCCCGGCGGGCCAGATCGGGGCCGTCCCGGCACACCAGCTCCGGCAAACCGGCGGCGGTGAGGATCGAGGCGCCGACCCGCGACACATGCGCCGCGCCGGCAACGGTCAGCACCGGCACCCCCATCCACAACGCTTCGCAGGTCGTCGTGGTGCCGTTGTAGGGCGTCGGGTCGAGGGCGATATCGATGTCGCCGTAGGCGGCCAGATGGGTCCGCGGCTCGTCGCCGCCGGCACGCAGGTCGAGCCGCTCCGCGTCGATCCCATGATCGGCGAAACGCGCGATCAAAGACCGGCGCACCTCGGGCGCCTTGAGGAAGCCGAATTTCACCACCAGGCGCGCCGCGGGCACCGCGCCCAGCACCGCCGACCACAGCGCGATGGTGGTCTCGCTCAGCTTCATCGTGTTGTTGAACGAGCCGAAGGTGGGAGAACCGGCGGCGGCCATCGCCGGCGGCGCGATCGGCGGCGCGTCGGCGCGCGGGCGGTAGCAGAGGAAACAGGGCTCGAGCCGCAGCAGGGTCTCGCTATGCCACGCCTCTGTGGCACCGGGCGGGTCGGCGACGGCGTCGGTCAGCCGGTAGTCCATCGTCGTCAGCCCGGTGGTCGCCGGATAGCCGAGATAGGCGATCTGTACCGGCGCCGCGCGCGCGGCGAAGACCAGGGCGCGGTTGCCCACGGTCCGCCCCGACAGATCGACCAGCACGTCGATGCCGAGGCCGCGGATCAGTTCGACGATTTCGGCATCGGCGGCCCCGGCGATGTTGTGCCAACCATCGGCCAACGCCTGGAGGCGGCGCGTGGTCTCGTCGCCACCGGTGCCGGAATCGAAGCAGGTGATCTCGATTGCCGCGCCATCATGGGCCTCGAGCAACGGCTCGAGGAAGTAGGTCACCGAGTGGGTGCGCAGATCGGCGGAGACCAGGCCGACCTTGAGCCGGCGGTCCGGGTCGGGCGGGTTGGCGAATGGCGGCGCCGCGGCGGCGTATCGGTCGGCATGACGCCGGGCCCAGGCCCGGTGAGCGTCGGCGACGTCCCGCGGCGTCGCCCGGTCGTCATAGAGCAGCGCCATGTTGGCGTTGGATTCGGCGACCGAATCCCGCGGTTGCAACGTTGCCGCGCGGCCGAAGGCGTCGATCGCCAGGGCGATGTTGCCGCGGTTCAGCTCCACCATGCCGAGACCGCGATAGGCGGCGGCGTCGCGGGGATCGATCGCGACCAGCTTGCGCAGCGTCCGCTCGGCCTCGTCGAGGCGCTGAAGTTGCCGCAGGGTCTTGGCATGTATGTGGAGCAGGTCGCGGTCGTCCGGCGCCGCCGCGCGCGCGCGATCGAGTACTCGCTCGGCATCGTCGAACCGCCCGGAGACGATCAGGGCGCGGGCGTAATCGGCCTGCACGTCGGGCGCGGCGGGAGCCCGGGCGGCGGCCTTCTCGGCGCGAGCCAGGCCGTCCGCGACGGCGCCGGTCTCGGCCAACAGGCGGCCGGTCCGCGCTTCCAGGAACGGCGCGTCCGGTTCGCCATCGAGGGCGCCCTGGTAACAGCGAAGGGCAGCGGTCTTGGCACTATTCTGCAAAAAAATATCGGCGGCCTGACGGCATACGCCCGCGTCCTCGGGATCGACGCCGACCGCCGCTTCGCACGCCGCGACGGCTTGCTCCGATCGGCCGGCCGCGCTCAGGCATCCGGCGTACATCAGCCAGGCGTTCGTGTTCCTGGGCTCGATCGCCAGCGCCCGCTCCAGGGGATGCAACGCCTCCTCGGGACGATTCTCGGCGCGGGCCACGACACCGAGCAGATAGAGCACCGTCACATTGTTGGGATGGTCGCGAAACAGATCGCGCAGGAGTTCCTCGGCCTCGCCCCAGGCGGCTCGGCGCAGGCGCTCATGGACGCCGCCCAGGCGTTGCTGCAAATCGTTCACCGCCCCGGGTCCGGCGTTGCCGCGCAATTGGCGTGCCACATGCCGCGATAGGCCGCCTCCAGCCGGCGGGTGAACCCGGCGCCGTCGAGCAACGGCGAAGCCTGCAGGTCCGGGCGCAGTCCGCGGCGCAACTCATGGCGACGGCGGCGGTCATCGGCGAGCGCGACCGCGGTCTCGACATAGGAGTCCGTCGAAGCGGCGGCCAGGTCGGCGAGCCCGGCGGCCGCGAGCAACGACGCGCCGACCCGAGCGACGTGCGAATCGCCGACCCTGCTGACGACCGGAACCCCCATCCACAGCGCCTCGCAGGTCGTCGTCGTGCCGCAATAGGGAAACGTGTCGAGGGCGATATCGACCTCGGCGTAGGTCTCTAGATGGGCGCCGAACCCGGCGACCGGGGGGCGAATGATGAGCCTGTCCGGCGGCACGCCGGCGGCGGCGAGGCGGTCGACCAGGCGGGCCCGGACGGCATCGTCGGCGAGGCCGAGCGTCTTCAACAACAAGCGGCTGTCGCCGGACTCGCCCAGAATCCGGGCCCAGGCGGCAAGCGCCGCGTCGCTCAACTTGGCGATGTTGTTGAACGAACCGAAGGTGACATAACCGTTCGCCGCGTCGGGTGCGGCGGCGACCGCGGGGCTGTCGGCGTCCGGCCCATAGCACAGGAAGCAATGGGGGAGCCGCACCAGGCGCTCGCTATAGAGGCCGTCGGCGCCGGGCGGGTCGGCCACGGCATCGGTCACGCGGTAATCGACGGTCGTCAGGCCGGTTGTGTCGGGATAGCCGAGATAGGTGACCTGGACCGGCGCCGGCCGGCGCGCCAGAACATCGAGGCGTCCACCGCCGGTGTGGCCGGCGAGATCGACCAGCACATCGATCCGTAGATCCCGAACCAGCGCCGCGCAATCGTCATCGGTCATCCCGGCCACCGAGTGCCACGACGCGCAATACCCACGCAGGCGTTCGGAAACTTTGTCAGGCCGCAGGACCATCGACAACACCACCGGTTCGATCGCGTCGCGGTCGTGATGGCGCAGGATCGGCTCGATGAAATAGCCGACCGAGTGGCGCCGTAGATCGGCCGACAGGTAGCCGATGCGGAGGCGGCGGTCGGGGTCGCGGCCCGCCCCCCCGCGCGCGGGCAGGGTGGCGACCGATGCCTCCACCCGTCGCCCCCAATCGAGATGGGCCGCGGCAATCGTGGCCGGCGTGAGATCGGGAGCATAGTGCAGCGCAAGCAGGCGGTTGCGTGCCGCCGAACCGACCGGATCGATCTTGCGCCCGGCGTCGAATTCGCGCAGCGCGTCGCCGACGCGCCCCTGACCGAGCAAGGCGAGTCCGAGGCGGCCGCGGATCTCGGCATCGTCCGGTCGCAGGTCCGCCGCATAGGAGAGATTATCCACGGCCTCGGTGAACCGGTTCTGGGCGCGCAGGATCTTGGCCGCATTCATCCGCACGCCGATCCTATCGGGGAACAGCGCAACCGCCCGGCGGGCTAACGCCAGGGCGGCTTCGGTGTCGGACAAGATCGATCGGGCCTCGGCCAGGGCCAGAATGGTGTTGGCATTGTCGGGGGCCTTCGCCGCCGCGTCTTCGAGCACCGGGATCGCTGCCTCGGCGTTGCCCGTTTGCACCAATGCAACGCCGTAGCGCGTCGCGATGGGCGGCGACGCCTCCCCGGCGGCGATGGCGCGGCGATAGAGTATTGCCGCGCCGGCCATGTCCTGTCCGTCAAAGCAGATGTCGCCACGTCTCGACAACGCCTCGCCGTTGTCGGGATCGATGTCGAGGACGGCGGCATAGAGCGCGTTCGCCGCCGAGCCGTCGCCCGCGCGCTGGCGGCTGCCGGCGAGGAGATTGAGAATGTGAACATCGCCCGGGCTGAGGGCACGGGCCGCTTCGAGATGGTCGATCGCTTCGTCGAGCCGACCCGCGGCGCGGGCGGCGACGCCGAGCAGGTAGGGAAAGGTGGCGTCGCCCGGGTGCTCCGAGGCCAACGCACGGAAACGTGCCGCCGCCTCGTCGAGGCGACCCGCCTGCAACAAACGCTGCGCCTCTTTCAGCCGCTCGGCCGTCTCCGCCATGGGTGCTGTTGTAAGGGAAAAACCGCGACTGCCGCAATATGGCGGGCGGCGCGCAACCTCGACGGATCCGCCGATGACATTGGGTTCAAATCGCCGGACTTTGTATTATATGGTGCGAGGACTCGCCCGGCGCCTGCCTCTCCCGGATATAGGATTCGCATGGAATACCGACCGCTTGGACGTTCCGATATCGTGGTCAGCGCGATCTGTCTGGGGACGATGACCTGGGGCGAGCAGAACGACCAGGCGGCGGCCCATCGTCAGTTGGACCTTGCCCTCGACTGCGGCGTCAATTTCATCGATACGGCGGAGATGTATCCGTTTCCGGCCCGCGCCGAAACCCAGGGCCGCACCGAGGCCTACCTGGGGTCATGGTTGAAATCGAGCGGCAAACGCGACCAGGTCATCGTGGCAACCAAGGTCACCGGGCGCGCGACGCACCTTCCCTGGCTCGGCAGAGGCGAGACGCGTCTCGACCGCCGCCAGATCGAGGCCGCCATCGACGCCAGCCTGCGCCGTCTCGGCATCGATCATATCGACCTCTATCAGCTCCACTGGCCCGACAGGTCGACCAATTTCTTCGGCCGACTGTCCTACGATTCCTATGACGAGGACGACTCGATCCCGGTTCACGAGACCCTATCCGCGCTCGCCGATCTGGCTCAGGCCGGGAAGATACGCGCCATCGGACTGTCCAACGAAACGCCGTGGGGGGCGATGCATTTTCTGCATCTCGCCGAAACCCGGGGCCTGCCGCGTCCGGTCACGATCCAAAATCCCTATAGCCTGCTCAACCGCACCTTCGAGATCGGACTGGCCGAGGTGGCGTGGCGCGGATCCTGCGGCCTGATGGCCTATTCGGCCCTCGGCATGGGCGTGCTGTCGGGCAAACACATCGACGGCAACGCGCCGCCGGGCGCGCGGCTGACCCTGTTTCCCCAGTTCAAGCGCTACGTCACGCCGAAGGGTCGGACGGCGACCGCGGCCTATGCCGCGCTCGCCCGGGCCCAGGGTCTCGATCCGGCGCAGATGGCGTTGGCGTTCGTTCATTCGCGGCCGTTCGTGACCAGCACCATCATCGGCGCCACCACCGAGGCGCAACTTGCGGCGAACATCGACAGCATCGGGATCAAGCTATCCGACGAAACGCTGGCGGCGATCGAGGAGATTCACGCCGACGATCCGTCGCCCTGTCCGTGACCACACAGGGGAAGCTGAAATGATACGGCTTTTCGTCGGCCTCGATCTTCCCGCCGACGTCCGCCAGCGCCTGACCGCGTTGAACGGCGGGATTCCCGGCGCGCGCTGGATCACGCCCGTCAACTACCACCTCACCATCCGCTTCATCGGCGAGGTCGACGAAGCCCGCGCCGAGGAGATCGACGACGCGCTCGCCACCGTGCGGGCGTCCGAATTCGACCTCCGCCTCGACGGCGTCGGCGTGTTCGGCCACGGACGCAAGATCCACACCTTGTGGGCCGGGACCGAGAGTGAGGCACCGCTGTCGACGCTGCACGACAAGGTTGATCGGGCGCTGATCCGCATCGGCGTGGCGCCCGACCGGCGCAAATTCATGCCCCATATAACGCTGGCCCGCCTCAAATCGGCCCACACGTCCCGGGTCGAGGAGTACCGGGCGGCCCATGCGCTGTTCGCGACCGAGCCCTTCGCCGTCGATCATTTCGTGCTGTTCTCCAGCCTGCTGTCGAAGAGCGGAGCGATCTATCGCGGCGAAGCGACCTATCCGCTCGACGCGGATTAATCCGGCGTCGCATCGGAGTTTCAGATTCGAAAATCCGAATTAAGTTGATTCGGTAGCCGGCGTGAATTCGGCGTCGGTTCTAGTGCGGGCGAGCCTGGACGATATAGCCGACAATGGTCTTTTCGCCCAATGCCTTACTTGCCTCGAGGCGATGAAACCCCTCGATAAGCACATACCTCTCGCGGTCCCGACGAACCATGATCGGGGTCAATTGACCGTTTTCCAACATGCTTTCGGCGATCTCGTCTACAACCTTCATGTCGAGCGTCTTCCGCCGTTTGACCGGGACATAGATCTCGTCGATCTTGAAGGTCTCATTCTTCATGGCCGGTCTGTCCAAGCACCTTTGCCGTTCCGGGGTACGCCCATACAATCGAACGCCAGTTATACGATACCTAGTCCAGCGGAGGGTAGCCGGTATCTAACCCAGGAAACTAGCCAGGATGCGTTCGACCGCGGCGCCCAATGGCGTGATAGTTGGGTCATGCGCCTTTCGGTGATTTCCCACCTTACGACAATAGAGGATGGAGACATCGCCATTGATGCGACTCTGAAGACCTGAAAACGTATCGGTAGACAGGACTTCAAGAAGTGAGCAATGGCGCCAGACGGTGATGTGAGACTGTCTGAGTTTGTCTTCAGGTCCTATGTTTTGATGGTCAGGATCGCCGATCTCGTGGAGGCCATAGGCGCTGGTACGCGTATCCGCGAGCCTTTGAAACTGATACGCTCGCCGGGCCACTATCAGGCCGCTATGAGCTTCAATGATCGCATGCGGCCCGGCGTCCAAAGAGGCAATTGACCGACCACACTCAAGCCAACGAAAGGAACGTCCAATATTCATTCGCATTGGCTTCGAATTCGCCGTCGACTGTCCGAAACCGACACCTATGCTCCTGGCGTTGTACCCCCACCCTTCGAACGATCGTCGGATGATCGGATTGGATCATATTCGGACGGAGCCCGAGACCACCATCGAGGAATATACGGACATGTTCGGAAACCGATGCGCTCGTCTCCAGGCGCCGCCCGGGGCAACGACGCTTTGGTCCGACTGCATCGTGGAGGATACCGGCGAGCCGGATGAATTCAATTGGAACGCGCGTCAGCACGAGATCGTGGATCTTCCGGTCGAGACGCTGGCGTATCTGACGGCCAGCCGGTATTGCGAAAGCGATGAGTTCATCGCGAAAGCCTGGGAAATGTTCGGCACCACGCCACCCGGATGGGCCCGGGCTCAGGCAATATCTAACTGGGTGCACAATCACGTCATCTTCGGGTATCGGTTCGGCCGGCCAACGAAGACCGCGGTTGACGTGTTTCGGGAGGGTACGGGCGTATGTCGCGATTTCGCTCATTTGTTCATCGCCTTATGCCGCGCGATGAACATTCCGGCGCGGTACGCGAGCGGCTATCTCAGCGATATCGGCGCGAAAGCGGAAGGCGCCGGCGATTTCTGCGCGTGGAGCGAGGTCTACCTGGAAGGGCGATGGTACGCCTTCGATCCCCGACACAATACGCCGCGTATCGGACGCATCCTCATGGTGCGCGGACGCGATGCCGCCAACGTGGCGATGATAACGGCTTTCGGCGATTACCTGTTGACGCAATTAAAGGTCTGGACCGAGAAGGTCGGTGAATCCGTATCGGAGAGCGAGCTCATCGAAGCCCTGCAAACTCGTCCGGCCACCGAGGCATTGGTCCTCGACCAGTCTTCCGGCCGGTTGCACATGTGACCTTTTCGGAGGCGCCGCGGTGATTTTCGCCGCCAATGGCTGCCCGTCGTCCCGTGCGCGCCGCGTCTCGTCGAGCGGGATCGGCCGAGCGATGCTCCATTCTCTTTCAGTGATGGCCTATTGCATGTTGGGGACTCGTTATCGGAACCTGGGTCGCACGGCCATCGAAGAGATCGCGCGCGATCGACGAATGTCGAGACGGCAAGTGTAGGCGAACGACTGGGTTCAGGTTGAAGACAATTCCCGTGACCCGGATGTATTTTGAAGCCAAGCGATTTTGTAGTATTGCGGTTTTGATCCTCAGGGAGAGAGGATGCGGCGCGCGAACGCCGCCCGACTCCGACGCTACCGGGACACCCGTGCGGCGACCTCTCCTTTGGGCAATCTCTTTTGCGAGGTCGCCATGAAACCGTCGCTGCCGGTTCGTATCTCGACGATTATTCCATGCTTCAACGGTGCTGCCGATTTGCCCGGCGCCGTTCGATCGATCATCGATCAAGATGTCGCCGAGATGGAAATCATCGTCGTCGATGACGGCTCCACCGATGATAGCGAAGAAATCGCGCGCGGCCTGCAGGCGATCCATAGCCAGGTTGTATTCCTGCGCCAGGACAATTGTGGCCCGGCGAGTGCGCGCAATACAGGGTTACGCGCGGCGCGCGGTGAGTATGTGTGCTTTCTCGATTGCGACGACGAATACGCCCCCGAGTTCTTTGGCCCGGCGATCGATGCGCTGGACAAGGAGCCACATATCGGGGCGCTGACTTGCGGTATCGAATTCGTCGGCCTGTCGAGACCATGTGAACCCGAGCAGTACGAAGTCATTGTCAATAGTCTGCCGAGCAACTTCATCGCCCGGCGCGCGGTCGTGGAGGTGATTGGCGGTTTCCCCGAACACGACGCATTCCGCCACAGCGTGGCCGGCGAAGATGCCATATTTCGGCTTGCCCTGCGGAAATGGTTCGTTCTGGCCGGTACCGACGGAAAGTTCCTGCGACACACGGTGCGGCCGACCGGACATATCCATCTGTTCCTCGACCGGTCGATTGTCAGCGATGATGGGCTTTCCTTTCGCGCCTACACCGAAGAGGAATCGACGGGCGCGATCGCGCGCGCGAAGCGGGCCTATTTCCAAGATATCGAAGAGCGGCTCCGCGCCGGCGCCATCGCCCGTTAGATCGGCGCCAACGGACCCACGGCACGGACATGATTGGGGTCGCGGCCTAGCCGACGAACCGCGCCAGAATGCGCTCGACGGCAGCCGCGTAACCGCCGCCGAACAGGCGGGTGTGAACCAGCAACGGATAGAGGTTGTAGATATCGCGGCGCTCCTCGAAGAAGCCGGGGGCGAGCGGCCGGTGCTCGCCGTAGCGGTCGAAGAAGGCGCGCCCGAAGGTCGAGAACAGGGTCGAGAAGGCGAGCTCGATCTCGGGATCGGCGTGGTAG
The sequence above is a segment of the Alphaproteobacteria bacterium genome. Coding sequences within it:
- a CDS encoding C1 family peptidase, whose product is MSDDNQERVYEGVTKDPLDLRDLMYEGSLSELPFEIDNRSRVPIVLDQGKEGACTGFGLAAVVNFLFYNRSDIDDTRRQELRKKNNGVSARMLYEMAKRYDEWEGENYSGSSIRGAMKGWLRHGVCSWGGWPYDERDPGRLTPERQFAALRRPLGAYLRVRHLHLNQMHSALNEAGILYASASVHEGWRQVDPESGRIPYRKRLIGGHAFAIVGYDETGFWVQNSWGPKWGLKGFCHIDYDDWLENGYDCWVARLGVPTASLAMEAGAVDSRIAEFDYIPHESVVLSTIRPHFVNLGNDGAFSATGIYATEAADVDNVVLAGFKTAAEGWGRRARLLLYAHGGLNDEKASASRIASLLPYFLANKIYPIHFMWESGLVDSIRGIVQDAFRRGRFEGWRDDFKDRFQDLVDEAVELGARGLGRPVWSQMKQNAAAAAAPDGGARVTAERLKACLDGLDPAPELHLVGHSAGSIFHGHLVPALAALGIPIKSLTFYAPACTTQLFRDKVLPHRGSIERLTLFNLTDKSERGDSVGPVYNKSLLYLVSEAFETERKTPLLGMEAFLTKDRAIKRVLGGRVFENEKAVAYSVGDADTIAVAAQSTTHGGFDNDEDTLNATLRIVSGKSRLDRKF
- a CDS encoding tetratricopeptide repeat protein — encoded protein: MNDLQQRLGGVHERLRRAAWGEAEELLRDLFRDHPNNVTVLYLLGVVARAENRPEEALHPLERALAIEPRNTNAWLMYAGCLSAAGRSEQAVAACEAAVGVDPEDAGVCRQAADIFLQNSAKTAALRCYQGALDGEPDAPFLEARTGRLLAETGAVADGLARAEKAAARAPAAPDVQADYARALIVSGRFDDAERVLDRARAAAPDDRDLLHIHAKTLRQLQRLDEAERTLRKLVAIDPRDAAAYRGLGMVELNRGNIALAIDAFGRAATLQPRDSVAESNANMALLYDDRATPRDVADAHRAWARRHADRYAAAAPPFANPPDPDRRLKVGLVSADLRTHSVTYFLEPLLEAHDGAAIEITCFDSGTGGDETTRRLQALADGWHNIAGAADAEIVELIRGLGIDVLVDLSGRTVGNRALVFAARAAPVQIAYLGYPATTGLTTMDYRLTDAVADPPGATEAWHSETLLRLEPCFLCYRPRADAPPIAPPAMAAAGSPTFGSFNNTMKLSETTIALWSAVLGAVPAARLVVKFGFLKAPEVRRSLIARFADHGIDAERLDLRAGGDEPRTHLAAYGDIDIALDPTPYNGTTTTCEALWMGVPVLTVAGAAHVSRVGASILTAAGLPELVCRDGPDLARRAAELAAAPERLAELRRTMRERLDRSPLTAGPGFARRFEGAVRTAWRAWCTRAED
- a CDS encoding tetratricopeptide repeat protein; this encodes MAETAERLKEAQRLLQAGRLDEAAARFRALASEHPGDATFPYLLGVAARAAGRLDEAIDHLEAARALSPGDVHILNLLAGSRQRAGDGSAANALYAAVLDIDPDNGEALSRRGDICFDGQDMAGAAILYRRAIAAGEASPPIATRYGVALVQTGNAEAAIPVLEDAAAKAPDNANTILALAEARSILSDTEAALALARRAVALFPDRIGVRMNAAKILRAQNRFTEAVDNLSYAADLRPDDAEIRGRLGLALLGQGRVGDALREFDAGRKIDPVGSAARNRLLALHYAPDLTPATIAAAHLDWGRRVEASVATLPARGGAGRDPDRRLRIGYLSADLRRHSVGYFIEPILRHHDRDAIEPVVLSMVLRPDKVSERLRGYCASWHSVAGMTDDDCAALVRDLRIDVLVDLAGHTGGGRLDVLARRPAPVQVTYLGYPDTTGLTTVDYRVTDAVADPPGADGLYSERLVRLPHCFLCYGPDADSPAVAAAPDAANGYVTFGSFNNIAKLSDAALAAWARILGESGDSRLLLKTLGLADDAVRARLVDRLAAAGVPPDRLIIRPPVAGFGAHLETYAEVDIALDTFPYCGTTTTCEALWMGVPVVSRVGDSHVARVGASLLAAAGLADLAAASTDSYVETAVALADDRRRRHELRRGLRPDLQASPLLDGAGFTRRLEAAYRGMWHANCAATPDPGR
- a CDS encoding NADP(H)-dependent aldo-keto reductase, with the translated sequence MEYRPLGRSDIVVSAICLGTMTWGEQNDQAAAHRQLDLALDCGVNFIDTAEMYPFPARAETQGRTEAYLGSWLKSSGKRDQVIVATKVTGRATHLPWLGRGETRLDRRQIEAAIDASLRRLGIDHIDLYQLHWPDRSTNFFGRLSYDSYDEDDSIPVHETLSALADLAQAGKIRAIGLSNETPWGAMHFLHLAETRGLPRPVTIQNPYSLLNRTFEIGLAEVAWRGSCGLMAYSALGMGVLSGKHIDGNAPPGARLTLFPQFKRYVTPKGRTATAAYAALARAQGLDPAQMALAFVHSRPFVTSTIIGATTEAQLAANIDSIGIKLSDETLAAIEEIHADDPSPCP
- the thpR gene encoding RNA 2',3'-cyclic phosphodiesterase, translated to MIRLFVGLDLPADVRQRLTALNGGIPGARWITPVNYHLTIRFIGEVDEARAEEIDDALATVRASEFDLRLDGVGVFGHGRKIHTLWAGTESEAPLSTLHDKVDRALIRIGVAPDRRKFMPHITLARLKSAHTSRVEEYRAAHALFATEPFAVDHFVLFSSLLSKSGAIYRGEATYPLDAD
- a CDS encoding ParB N-terminal domain-containing protein, yielding MKNETFKIDEIYVPVKRRKTLDMKVVDEIAESMLENGQLTPIMVRRDRERYVLIEGFHRLEASKALGEKTIVGYIVQARPH
- a CDS encoding transglutaminase family protein, producing the protein MFIRIGFEFAVDCPKPTPMLLALYPHPSNDRRMIGLDHIRTEPETTIEEYTDMFGNRCARLQAPPGATTLWSDCIVEDTGEPDEFNWNARQHEIVDLPVETLAYLTASRYCESDEFIAKAWEMFGTTPPGWARAQAISNWVHNHVIFGYRFGRPTKTAVDVFREGTGVCRDFAHLFIALCRAMNIPARYASGYLSDIGAKAEGAGDFCAWSEVYLEGRWYAFDPRHNTPRIGRILMVRGRDAANVAMITAFGDYLLTQLKVWTEKVGESVSESELIEALQTRPATEALVLDQSSGRLHM
- a CDS encoding glycosyltransferase family 2 protein, translated to MRRANAARLRRYRDTRAATSPLGNLFCEVAMKPSLPVRISTIIPCFNGAADLPGAVRSIIDQDVAEMEIIVVDDGSTDDSEEIARGLQAIHSQVVFLRQDNCGPASARNTGLRAARGEYVCFLDCDDEYAPEFFGPAIDALDKEPHIGALTCGIEFVGLSRPCEPEQYEVIVNSLPSNFIARRAVVEVIGGFPEHDAFRHSVAGEDAIFRLALRKWFVLAGTDGKFLRHTVRPTGHIHLFLDRSIVSDDGLSFRAYTEEESTGAIARAKRAYFQDIEERLRAGAIAR